The Dehalococcoidia bacterium genomic sequence CCCGGCGCAGGGGATCGCGGTCGAGCCGGACGCCGTCAGCGCGGCAATCGATTTCGCCTCTTGCTCGATGACACAGTGCTCGAGGTAGAGAAAGCTCAGACTGTCCCGCAGCTTCGGCAAGAGATGCAGATCCTCCGGCATCGCTCACTCCAGTGGTGCGATCGAAAGCAGGCCCATCCCATACGCTTTGCCCGGCCCAATGCCGGCACCAATCGCGTTCCGAAACGCCGAAGGGTCGGTCACCCGAAGCACTCCCTCATACAGCACCGAGGCCAGCGTCAGCCGACGCATCTCACCCGCCCCTCCCGGCCGCCACCCCCGCACTACCGGCTCGGGCCGAGCATCGACCGCGAGAACAGGAGCCGCAGCGCTCTCAGCCGACGCCCGCACTGTTTCGATCGCAAAGCCAGCCTCTTGCGCCTTGCTGGCAATCCATCGCAGCCGCCCTTCATCCCCCCGCACCGGCACGCGCCGGCCGTTGCGCCGCGCCCCGTCCGGTCCGCTCTTGGTATCGATCTTCCGCGTTGCGTTGGCGCGCAGCCGAAACCGGAACCGCATGCCGACGCCAATCCGGTCGAGGACGGCGCCGAGATCGCTGAGCGCCGGGTTGCCCGCAACCGGCAGCAGCCATCCCTCAGGAAGCCGCGTCCAGTCCGGCATCACGAGCGACTGGGCAAGAAGCGTGAGCGGCCGACCCGCCGCCGCCGGCTCAATCCGGTAGAG encodes the following:
- the cas6e gene encoding type I-E CRISPR-associated protein Cas6/Cse3/CasE; translated protein: MILSRLWLNPRSRLVQQDLADCQAMHRRLLSAFADDIGGRAGAGLLYRIEPAAAGRPLTLLAQSLVMPDWTRLPEGWLLPVAGNPALSDLGAVLDRIGVGMRFRFRLRANATRKIDTKSGPDGARRNGRRVPVRGDEGRLRWIASKAQEAGFAIETVRASAESAAAPVLAVDARPEPVVRGWRPGGAGEMRRLTLASVLYEGVLRVTDPSAFRNAIGAGIGPGKAYGMGLLSIAPLE